A genome region from Hevea brasiliensis isolate MT/VB/25A 57/8 chromosome 9, ASM3005281v1, whole genome shotgun sequence includes the following:
- the LOC110656005 gene encoding glucan endo-1,3-beta-D-glucosidase ARB_01444-like — MREGVCAPGASNNSSVHSSWRIKLNRKLYRTDKNNIERKQILNRVTKSFQKPRRHHSYKPTSPSSYPTPPPASSPPASNMVPQSHLRRSTFPFLFPKAQSSVLPDPSLFFSPSLLSSPLPTNSFFQNFTLKNGDQPEYIHPYLIKSSDFSLSISYPSLFHNSSFMYQIFVPDLTISASNKIHPGSQKSHIISSYSDLSVTLDIPSSNFRFFLVRGSPFLTCSITGNTSISISTIHAILSFSSNNSLTKFSIKLNNGQTWLIYSSSRINLSHSLSSITSDGFSGMIRIAILPDSDPKYEAILDRFSSCYAVSGDAALTKPFCLEYKWEKKGWGDLLMLAHPLHTKLLSGENVIILNDFKYRSIDGDLVGVVGDSWMLKTDPISVKWHSIKGIKEESYAEIVSALRKDVEGLNASAITTTSSYFYGKLVARAARLALIAEEVGFLDVIPVIRKYLKETIEPWLEGTFGANGFLYDDKWGGIVTKQGSSDSGADFGFGVYNDHHYHIGYFLYGIAVLAKFDPLWGRKYRPQAYALMADFMNLGRRSNSNYPRLRCFDLYKLHSWAGGLTEFADGRNQESTSEAVNAYYSAALMGLAYGDTHLVATGSLLAALEIHAAQTWWHVKEGDNLYEEDFTRENRVVGVLWANKRDSGLWFAPAEWKECRLGIQLLPLLPISEVLFSDVGFIRELVNWTLPALGREGVGEGWKGFVYALEAIYDKQSALEKIRNLTGHDDGNSLTNLLWWIYSRGYEEEELCEGGGKFCWFGHYCH; from the exons ATGAGAGAAGGTGTATGTGCACCGGGTGCATCTAATAATTCCTCTGTGCATAGTTCTTGGAGAATCAAACTGAATCGAAAATTGTATCGAACCGATAAAAACAATATCGAACGAaa ACAGATTTTAAATCGAGTCACTAAGTCTTTCCAAAAACCTCGCAGGCACCATTCTTATAAACCCACTTCGCCAAGTTCCTATCCAACACCACCACCAGCTTCATCTCCTCCAGCTTCAAACATGGTTCCCCAATCTCACCTCAGGCGTTCAACTTTTCCATTTCTCTTCCCTAAAGCCCAATCCTCTGTCCTCCCTGAtccttctctcttcttttctccttCCCTCCTCTCATCCCCATTGCCTACAAACTCTTTCTTTCAGAACTTTACCCTTAAAAATGGTGACCAGCCTGAATATATCCATCCTTATCTCATCAAATCTTCTGACTTTTCCCTTTCTATCTCTTATCCATCTCTTTTTCATAATTCATCTTTCATGTACCAGATTTTTGTTCCTGATCTCACCATCTCTGCATCAAATAAAATTCACCCAGGTTCACAAAAAAGTCATATCATCTCTTCTTATAGTGATCTTAGCGTCACCTTGGATATACCCTCTTCAAACTTTCGCTTCTTTCTTGTTAGAGGAAGCCCCTTTTTGACATGTTCGATTACTGGGAATACTTCAATTTCTATATCAACAATCCACGccattctttcattttcttcgaATAATTCACTCACCAAGTTCAGCATTAAGCTTAATAACGGTCAAACATGGCTTATATATTCCTCTTCCCGAATAAATTTGAGTCACAGCCTTTCTTCAATCACTTCTGATGGTTTTTCCGGCATGATAAGGATTGCAATATTGCCGGATTCTGACCCAAAATATGAAGCAATTCTTGATCGGTTCAGTTCTTGCTATGCTGTATCAGGTGATGCAGCTTTGACTAAACCATTTTGTTTAGAGTATAAGTGGGAAAAGAAAGGCTGGGGTGATTTGCTTATGCTTGCACATCCTTTACATACCAAGCTTTTATCTGGTGaaaatgttattattttaaatgattTTAAATATAGAAGTATTGATGGTGATCTTGTTGGTGTTGTTGGAGATTCCTGGATGTTGAAAACTGATCCTATTTCAGTAAAATGGCATTCAATTAAGGGTATCAAAGAGGAATCATATGCTGAAATTGTTTCTGCACTTCGTAAGGATGTTGAGGGTTTAAATGCATCAGCTATAACAACAACCTCATcttatttttatgggaaattgGTTGCAAGAGCAGCAAGGTTGGCTTTGATAGCAGAGGAGGTGGGTTTTCTTGATGTGATTCCGGTAATAAGGAAGTACTTGAAGGAAACAATTGAGCCATGGTTGGAGGGTACATTTGGTGCCAATGGTTTTCTGTATGATGATAAGTGGGGTGGAATTGTCACCAAACAAGGATCAAGTGATTCTGGTGCAGATTTTGGATTTGGAGTTTATAATGATCACCATTATCATATAGGCTACTTTCTTTATGGTATTGCTGTTCTTGCAAAATTTGACCCATTGTGGGGGAGGAAGTATAGGCCACAAGCTTATGCTCTTATGGCGGATTTTATGAACTTGGGCAGGCGGTCAAATTCAAATTATCCACGTCTTAGGTGCTTTGATTTGTATAAATTGCACTCTTGGGCTGGAGGGTTAACTGAATTTGCTGATGGACGGAACCAGGAGAGCACAAGTGAGGCAGTGAATGCATACTATTCAGCAGCTTTGATGGGATTGGCCTATGGAGACACTCATCTTGTTGCCACTGGATCATTGCTTGCTGCCTTGGAGATTCATGCAGCACAAACATGGTGGCATGTTAAAGAGGGTGATAATTTGTATGAAGAGGATTTCACTAGAGAGAATAGGGTGGTGGGTGTTTTGTGGGCTAACAAAAGGGATAGTGGACTTTGGTTTGCACCTGCTGAATGGAAAGAGTGTAGGCTTGGAATTCAATTGTTGCCCTTGTTGCCTATCAGCGAGGTTTTATTCTCTGATGTAGGCTTTATAAGGGAGCTTGTGAATTGGACGTTACCAGCTCTAGGAAGAGAAGGAGTGGGTGAAGGGTGGAAAGGATTTGTCTATGCCTTGGAAGCAATCTATGACAAACAAAGTGCTTTGGAGAAGATCAGAAACCTGACTGGTCATGATGATGGTAACTCACTTACTAATCTTTTATGGTGGATTTACAGCAGAGGTTATGAAGAGGAAGAATTGTGTGAGGGAGGAGGGAAATTCTGCTGGTTTGGTCACTATTGTCACTGA
- the LOC110656028 gene encoding protein trichome birefringence-like 19 has product MKLQAMELIPFGKSHALKKTPLTIVLLGTFALLLLTIIPLCYPLPGYPSYLLQNFPKSPPSSSHGLKDDDPVTKKCDIFSGEWVPNPEAPYYTNTTCWAIHEHQNCMKYGRPDTEFMKWRWKPDGCELPVFDPAQFLQIVRGKSMAFVGDSVGRNQMQSLICLLSRVEYPIDVSYTPDEQFKRWRYPSYNFTMATFWSPHLVKAEEADANGPTHTGLFNLYLDQFNEEWTTQIEEFDYLIINAGHWFFRPSVYYQNHQIVGCRFCLLDNVTDLPMSYGYRMAFRTAFRAINSLENFKGITFLRTFAPSHFENGEWNRGGNCLRTRPYRTNETKLEGINLDLYVTQVEEFKLAEREGNKVGLKFRLLDTTQAMLLRPDGHPSRYGHWPHENVTLYNDCVHWCLPGPIDTWSDFLLEMLKMEGGGHDKNSNQEKLRSSDRKMKFR; this is encoded by the exons atgaAGCTTCAAGCTATGGAGCTTATTCCATTTGGCAAATCTCACGCACTAAAAAAGACGCCATTAACTATAGTCCTACTAGGAACCTTTGCCCTACTTCTTCTCACAATAATTCCTCTATGTTACCCTTTACCAGGGTACCCTTCATATTTGCTGCAAAATTTTCCTAAGTCACCACCTTCTTCATCACATGGTCTTAAGGATGATGACCCAGTAACTAAGAAATGCGATATATTCTCTGGAGAATGGGTACCAAATCCTGAAGCCCCATACTACACAAATACAACATGTTGGGCAATACATGAGCATCAAAATTGCATGAAATATGGCAGACCAGACACAGAGTTCATGAAATGGAGATGGAAACCTGATGGGTGTGAGCTACCAGTTTTTGACCCTGCTCAGTTCCTGCAAATTGTTAGAGGCAAATCTATGGCCTTTGTTGGAGACTCTGTGGGTAGAAACCAAATGCAGTCTTTGATATGCCTTCTTTCCAGG GTGGAATATCCCATAGATGTTTCATATACACCAGATGAGCAATTCAAACGTTGGAGGTACCCATCTTACAATTTCACCATGGCAACATTTTGGTCACCCCATTTAGTGAAGGCAGAAGAAGCAGATGCCAATGGACCAACCCATACTGGCCTTTTCAATCTCTACCTTGATCAATTCAATGAAGAATGGACTACCCAGATCGAAGAATTCGATTATCTCATCATAAATGCTGGCCATTGGTTCTTTCGTCCATCTGTTTACTACCAAAATCACCAAATTGTTGGCTGCCGCTTTTGCCTCTTAGACAATGTCACAGATTTGCCAATGTCTTATGGGTACAGAATGGCTTTTAGGACTGCCTTTAGAGCTATTAATAGCTTAGAGAATTTTAAGGGCATAACCTTCCTTAGGACATTTGCACCTTCACACTTTGAAAATGGCGAGTGGAACCGAGGGGGTAATTGCTTGAGAACAAGACCTTATAGGACCAATGAAACCAAATTAGAGGGTATAAACTTGGACCTCTATGTGACCCAAGTAGAGGAGTTTAAGCTTGCCGAAAGGGAAGGGAATAAAGTGGGCTTGAAGTTTAGGTTGCTTGACACTACACAGGCCATGTTGCTGAGACCAGACGGTCACCCGAGTAGATATGGGCATTGGCCACATGAAAATGTCACATTGTATAATGATTGTGTGCACTGGTGCTTGCCTGGACCAATTGACACATGGAGTGATTTCTTGCTGGAGATGTTGAAGATGGAAGGCGGCGGTCATGATAAGAACTCAAATCAGGAGAAGCTTCGTTCAAGTGACAGGAAAATGAAGTTCAGATAA
- the LOC110656027 gene encoding proline-rich receptor-like protein kinase PERK8 — protein MASTTSPSPTSSPSAVPPTTSSTTSLPSPPPAPSLPSNSTATSPLPATTLPNQTTDPPVPSTPSKSSAPPPQSSPPSKPAAPPPSPPSSPPPSLTTPSAPPPLAPPPSPPASPPPAPPTSPPQSTPIVPPPAVTTSPPPPDISPPPPPASSPPSKQPSPTAPVASPPSPQAVAPSPPSPVNVPTPPSTNSPPPPPVKAPESSPAPPNVTPPSSSQSGSPPTVTNSPPPPTSTLPSPPTSVPSTSLPPVVPPPAPPDNSSTTGTSPLSPLPSIPTEKPTAKATNDSNVSANTTSTGAGNFNTGAAVAIGIVVGFIILSFLVMAVWVVQKRKRRRAKSNIGYTVPSPFASSQNSESLFLRPHSHGTLGGSPSGSDFIYSPSEPGGVSNSKSWFTYEELVQATNGFSTQNLLGEGGFGCVYKGILVDGREVAVKQLKMGGSQGEREFKAEVEIISRVHHRHLVSLVGYCISENQRLLIYDYVPNNTLHYHLHDEGRPVMDWAIRVKVAAGAARGIAYLHEDCHPRIIHRDIKSSNILLDDNFEARVSDFGLAKIALELDSNTHVTTRVMGTFGYMAPEYATSGKLTEKSDVYSFGVVLLELITGRKPVDASQPLGDESLVEWARPLLAEALDNEDFEALVDPRLEKNYVAREMFRMIEAAAACVRHSAAKRPRMSQVVRALGSLDELSDLSNGMKPGQSEIFDSRQHSAQIRMFQKLAFGSQDYSSDFFDNSQSSWQSREHSRGNFIP, from the exons ATGGCCTCAACAACATCACCTTCACCAACCTCTTCACCTTCTGCTGTTCCACCAACTACATCCTCCACTACCTCACTACCATCACCACCACCAGCCCCTTCTTTGCCATCAAATTCTACTGCCACTTCACCACTGCCTGCAACAACTTTGCCTAATCAGACCACTGATCCCCCGGTCCCTTCAACCCCTTCTAAATCTTCAGCTCCACCCCCTCAATCCTCCCCGCCCTCAAAACCTGCTGCCCCACCTCCATCCCCACCATCATCACCTCCACCATCTCTAACAACACCCTCAGCGCCACCACCATTAGCACCACCTCCATCACCCCCAGCATCCCCACCACCAGCCCCTCCAACATCACCACCTCAATCAACACCTATTGTCCCTCCTCCAGCTGTCACTACTTCACCGCCCCCTCCTGATATATCCCCCCCTCCACCACCAGCAAGCAGCCCTCCCTCTAAACAGCCCTCCCCAACCGCTCCTGTGGCATCCCCTCCTTCCCCTCAAGCTGTTGCCCCTTCCCCACCTTCCCCTGTTAATGTCCCTACGCCTCCTTCCACTAATTCACCGCCTCCACCACCAGTCAAGGCCCCTGAAAGTTCTCCTGCACCTCCAAATGTTACTCCGCCATCTAGTTCTCAGTCTGGTAGTCCTCCAACTGTAACAAATTCTCCTCCTCCTCCAACATCTACATTGCCATCACCACCTACTTCTGTCCCGTCGACTTCTTTACCCCCTGTAGTACCTCCTCCTGCTCCTCCAGATAATTCATCAACAACAGGAACTTCTCCTTTGTCGCCCTTACCCTCTATCCCTACAGAAAAGCCAACTGCAAAAGCAACTAACGATAGCAATGTCTCTGCAAATACAACATCCACAGGTGCAGGGAATTTTAACACTGGAGCTGCAGTGGCAATAGGCATTGTTGTTGGGTTTATAATACTCAGTTTTCTCGTAATGGCTGTGTGGGTTGTACAGAAACGAAAAAGAAGGCGTGCTAAATCAAATATTGGGTACACTGTGCCGTCCCCATTTGCCTCCTCCCAGAATTCAG AATCATTATTTCTAAGGCCCCATTCTCATGGAACTTTGGGAGGAAGCCCTTCTGGCAGTGATTTCATCTATTCGCCTTCAGAGCCAGGAGGAGTAAGCAATTCAAAGTCATGGTTCACATATGAGGAGCTAGTACAAgccacaaatgggttttcaacacAAAATCTTTTGGGTGAAGGTGGATTTGGTTGTGTATACAAAGGTATCCTGGTGGATGGCAGAGAAGTAGCTGTAAAACAATTAAAGATGGGCGGTTCTCAAGGAGAGCGTGAGTTTAAAGCTGAGGTAGAGATTATTAGCCGAGTACATCACCGCCATTTAGTTTCGCTAGTGGGTTACTGTATATCCGAGAATCAAAGATTGCTCATCTATGACTATGTCCCAAACAATACCCTTCACTACCATCTCCACG ATGAAGGGAGGCCAGTTATGGATTGGGCAATTCGGGTCAAGGTTGCTGCTGGAGCAGCTCGTGGCATCGCTTACCTACATGAAGACT GTCATCCCCGCATTATCCATAGGGATATAAAGTCATCAAACATCCTTCTTGATGACAATTTTGAAGCTCGG GTTTCAGATTTTGGACTTGCAAAGATAGCACTGGAGCTGGATTCAAATACGCATGTGACAACACGCGTGATGGGAACCTTCGG GTATATGGCTCCCGAGTATGCAACAAGTGGCAAGTTGACTGAAAAATCTGATGTTTATTCTTTTGGAGTTGTGCTTTTAGAGCTAATTACAGGCCGTAAGCCTGTTGATGCCTCTCAgccattgggtgatgaaagccTAGTTGAATGG GCTCGACCATTGCTTGCTGAAGCACTTGATAATGAAGATTTTGAAGCACTAGTTGACCCAAGGCTGGAGAAGAACTATGTAGCTAGAGAAATGTTTCGAATGATTGAGGCAGCTGCAGCTTGTGTGCGTCATTCAGCTGCAAAAAGGCCACGAATGAGTCAG GTGGTGAGAGCTTTGGGCTCCTTAGACGAGTTGTCAGATCTATCTAATGGAATGAAACCTGGCCAAAGTGAAATCTTTGACTCAAGACAACATTCTGCGCAGATTCGTATGTTTCAGAAGTTGGCATTTGGTAGCCAGGACTATAGTTCAGATTTTTTTGATAACAGTCAAAGTAGCTGGCAGAGTCGAGAGCATAGCCGTGGTAACTTTATACCGTAA